Proteins from a single region of Macaca thibetana thibetana isolate TM-01 chromosome 4, ASM2454274v1, whole genome shotgun sequence:
- the LOC126953018 gene encoding peptidyl-prolyl cis-trans isomerase NIMA-interacting 1-like has protein sequence MADEEKLPPGWEKSMSRSSGRVYYFNHITNASQWERPSGNSSSGGKNGQGEPARVRCSHLLVKHSQSRRPSSWRQEKITRTKEEALELINGYIQKIKSGEEDFESLASQFSDCSSAKARGDLGAFSRGQMQKPFEDASFALRTGEMSGPVFTDSGIHIILRTE, from the coding sequence ATGGCGGACGAGGAGAAGCTGCCGCCTGGCTGGGAGAAGAGCATGAGCCGCAGCTCAGGCCGAGTATACTACTTCAACCACATCACTAACGCCAGCCAGTGGGAGCGGCCCAGCGGCAACAGCAGCAGTGGTGGCAAAAACGGGCAGGGGGAGCCCGCCAGGGTCCGCTGCTCGCACCTGCTGGTGAAGCACAGCCAGTCAAGGCGGCCCTCGTCCTGGCGGCAGGAGAAGATCACCCGGACCAAGGAGGAGGCCCTGGAGCTGATCAACGGCTACATCCAGAAGATCAAGTCGGGAGAGGAGGACTTTGAGTCTCTGGCCTCACAGTTCAGCGACTGCAGCTCAGCCAAGGCCAGGGGAGACCTGGGTGCCTTCAGCAGAGGTCAGATGCAGAAGCCATTTGAAGACGCCTCGTTTGCGCTGCGGACGGGGGAGATGAGCGGGCCTGTGTTCACGGATTCCGGCATCCACATCATCCTCCGCACTGAGTGA